One Colias croceus chromosome 28, ilColCroc2.1 DNA window includes the following coding sequences:
- the LOC123703965 gene encoding uncharacterized protein LOC123703965 yields FGGTIDVRYLKSIRSFKDSIKACISCSENECPVIKERLDRHLIQHHSSSSNQRDSQSGSSSYLSGNSSLTSDGQTSSTDAIKDTRKYKKFLRKEILEWAKEIPRYPDQSVEQKKDKLINKFIDKVFDLINDIDSNNYKMLLRKKADSVLNYLPGLDNEKMLKEELKDNLLCRINRLNRKFMKVSYRKQKFPEKPEVREAATSTLIDKLLDSTRIQHISTNTLQEYYNEIIGSDTPYDQIYVHEKKETVNAKVQVQQSINNISNEEENLQNEQEEFKEIKLLFKQKVFDWMKNIMENTNYKFVNTNVDKNFITNILWDQLKQHIVKNSTARSDKLILKVKILEMIDNLPLSTSMIDPVHRDTIAEDLNSRLRSIQNYNQSSNTILNFNVIANNKENIKHTVKNIVQEAKFGDTEGISDDITCILLKNLNDIRIGEIRLVKEELNTLINNVTNLSDLETFDLVNNIIEATKGKEINYSAAPSPINIIDLPPLVGTLSVFKSEHKIRTKHKTPQKEKSVPNELLKLNSSEIIFINEIVEIINTWLDTLPKEFKDTELKYDNIKYLAREIYDQIKLEEEGEATASENEKFKYFIVRKWLNRFDFFEDNNDAKPHIVRLLKELKDIPKTYLEQPKDTVRVCCGSKPQSYEPEILMKNLILKYLEYNYSEDNVATRYLFSHLLKSELPNLCLPSRKEVYDSLEQYVSGGKLSFKKLDKELQYIMMISDLLDEVPLRESFTNKQRIEFINNLAQNIYVIENNNASPNITELQVVIKKLIEELPISIITDYNENINTIVDDIIGNILKTRSSKPCCLFANSNQVNLPIDSKTLSDFIESFIRDNHTSLTENETKLEAISLRLVREINKLIVEKPEAFATSEVYKRLANKTLLGDETVRRFSTELNNAKEISDWLNNLPLLPIESASDADSRAQKIGELVHKMCEYQEAKKTEPQNPTITAHFNEYLEKWLLSFPFDSQREILIPVVIRQLLNRIERVSREKMKQKQTISQSNTTKSMGCKTPGPCCSKSRNEKKQDPAKTLVETIETWCSDLPIQGEEKYVKEFKENIATKLFQTLGDINTDPDFNNNANLYTSVLTKEIDNLLKSIPVNLKLKENKEALMKVLLKKIIENRKIINQKVSGDQYKQKLEDTISMSIPEPKSALNFDPGFEIYKDRLATMFILDNFDYSHNAVKLKYEKQVRDKINIYFENAQKRTTASLTRDQLYNELYSTLFRVPIPNEESITDEVEEIKTRCEIEIWFEKLPLIKPAGLNEILECDKILTVLAKRLHEIEKYENDPDQNMHKEIVKYLRKLPLVPGKDVFVDEFATELQARLKSTFAMRKCVSQVDITKFIDKVQHPHLVPNYEAHTQTPLPRCCQVRPLQSKKPADTIIDMVESWCRDLPIPAHTQEEKDNVKLFKDNMVIKIIIKISELNMNPEIFNDNKLYDALLDDELENIFATMPSCCDYVRNKNILKQKLIEAINSVKPLIAEENTRYKYKQELKTVVNHVLEKPENLDEQRTAVVNEIKNDIVDNFVVYYYYKDDIDGKQMYKYMINEAVSKYIKIGNQGGTSYSADTLLKSNQLLCEMSKVPGPNENALMDEVEEIRMKYEVTEFLNELPLNLNDDSAQIKNQIKSTLARRLSDLEKSGHSNEIEQKMKEEVKKCVKKIDERIDNMQIESFIEKLRNSEQLRKSHPPQISCNNRNINDATFITPPMYHTFQTPLPYHSDPSMSLAKTNPQNMADDQWISLLPITPQNYNQALHINDPPLTFGSSQTDFEDFGQGTSFRPVPLPIQQGMQMQNDINANKYRGYDPYTLQAPNADITPVNPHNNKQSQHYETHDFGAGIKIMSTPLNQDDMRDESVNCQIYGRSQNRSVSQQSYRRQNKHSSQVPIQEQSYESQKMCTSRQNSLQNGQIVPGVSPMNPQTSRYYRSLQQQFEQYSRRHFEDMNKSQQYNNTGLDQSYRNQFYTYPPVIPLTSASSNSQVPSVAIPGYFRPFLPPTRHQKSPCKPCRRSSTAMLDSEPCLRKIVKSQKQAQNRIENKLADDEDYNFTVLFK; encoded by the exons TTCGGTGGTACCATAGATGTGAGATACCTGAAGAGTATCCGAAGCTTTAAGGATAGCATTAAAGCTTGCATT TCTTGTTCCGAAAACGAATGTCCAGTTATAAAAGAACGTCTGGACCGTCACTTGATACAGCATCATTCGTCATCCAGTAATCAAAGGGACTCGCAG AGTGGTTCTTCCTCTTATTTAAGCGGAAATTCAAGTTTAACATCAGATGGACAAACCTCTTCAACAGACGCTATAAAAGACACAAGAAAATACAAGAAATTCTTACGTAAAGAAATATTGGAATGGGCTAAAGAGATACCTCGATATCCCGACCAATCCGTGGAGCagaaaaaagataaattaataaacaaattcatTGATAAAGTCTTCGATTTGATCAATGATATTGACAGTAATAATTACAAGATGCTACTACGCAAAAAAGCTGATTCTGTTCTGAATTATTTACCTGGATTAGATAACGAAAAGATGCTTAAAGAAGAATTAAAAGACAATCTTTTATGTAGAATCAATCGGTTGAACAGGAAGTTCATGAAGGTTTCTTACAGAAAGCAAAAATTCCCAGAGAAACCTGAGGTCAGAGAGGCAGCTACAAGTACGCTTATTGATAAACTACTAGATTCTACTAGAATACAGCACATATCCACAAATACTCTACAAGAATATTACAATGAAATCATCGGTTCAGATACACCGTATGATCAAATATATGTTCATGAAAAGAAAGAAACAGTAAATGCTAAAGTACAAGTTCAACAAAGCATAAATAACATCTCCAATGAAGAAGAGAATCTACAGAACGAACAAGAAGAGTTCAAAgaaatcaaattattattcaaacaaaAAGTATTTGATTGGATGAAGAATATCATGGAAAATACGAACTATAAATTTGTTAACACCAATGTCGATAAAAACTTCATTACTAACATTTTGTGGGATCAGTTAAAACAACATATAGTTAAAAATTCGACCGCAAGAAGTGACAAgttgattttaaaagttaaaatattggAAATGATTGATAATTTACCACTCAGTACTTCTATGATAGATCCTGTCCACCGAGATACAATTGCTGAAGACTTAAATAGTAGACTTCGAAGCATACAAAACTACAATCAAAGCAGCAACACAATTTTAAACTTCAATGTAATAGCaaacaataaagaaaatataaaacatacgGTAAAAAATATCGTTCAAGAGGCTAAATTTGGAGATACAGAGGGTATATCTGACGATATCACATGCATTTTACTCAAgaatttaaatgatataaGAATTGGCGAAATAAGACTGGTAAAAGAAGAATTAAATACGTTGataaataatgtaacaaaTTTATCTGATCTAGAAACGTTTGACCtagtaaataacataattgaAGCAACTAAAGGTAAAGAAATAAACTATTCTGCTGCACCTTCACCAATCAATATAATAGACTTACCTCCCCTGGTGGGTACTCTATCTGTATTTAAATCTGAACATAAAATTCGAACTAAACATAAAACACCACAAAAGGAAAAGTCTGTGCCAAATGAActtcttaaattaaattcttctgaaataatttttataaacgaAATAGTCGAAATTATCAACACATGGTTGGATACTTTGCCAAAAGAATTTAAAGATACCGAATTGAAATatgacaatattaaatatttagctAGAGAAATATACGATCAAATTAAACTAGAAGAAGAAGGTGAAGCTACTGCTTCAGagaatgaaaaatttaaatactttatagtACGTAAATGGTTAAACAGATTCGATTTTTTTGAAGATAACAATGACGCTAAACCTCACATTGTTCGTTTATTAAAGGAATTAAAAGATATACCCAAAACATATTTAGAACAACCTAAAGATACTGTTAGAGTATGTTGTGGATCAAAACCTCAATCATATGAACCGGAAATACTTATGAAAAATCTAATACTAAAATACTTAGAATACAATTATTCAGAGGATAATGTTGCAACACGTTATCTATTTtctcatttattaaaatcagaaCTTCCAAATTTGTGTTTGCCATCGAGAAAAGAAGTCTACGACAGCTTAGAGCAATATGTATCCGGGGGTAaactttcatttaaaaaattagacaaggaattacaatatataatgATGATATCAGATTTGTTGGACGAAGTACCTCTCCGTGAAAGCTTTACCAACAAACAGCGTAttgagtttataaataatcttgcacaaaatatttacgtgattgaaaataataatgcaaGTCCAAATATAACAGAACTTCAAGTTGTAATAAAGAAACTGATTGAAGAGCTTCCAATTTCGATTataaccgattacaatgagaATATTAATACTATAGTTGATGATATCATcggaaatattttaaaaactcgATCCTCCAAGCCTTGTTGCCTGTTTGCTAATAGCAATCAAGTTAATCTTCCTATAGATAGTAAAACTTTAAGCGATTTTATTGAATCATTTATACGTGATAATCATACAAGTTTAACAGAAAACGAAACCAAATTAGAAGCGATCTCTTTACGTTTGGTCAGAGAAATCAATAAGTTAATAGTAGAAAAACCAGAGGCATTCGCTACAAGTGAAGTGTATAAAAGATTAgccaataaaacattattaggAGACGAAACGGTTCGAAGATTTAGCACTGAATTAAATAATGCTAAAGAAATATCTGATTGGTTAAATAATTTGCCGTTATTGCCCATAGAAAGCGCAAGTGATGCTGACAGTAGGGCTCAAAAAATAGGTGAACTAGTTCACAAAATGTGTGAATACCAAGAGGCTAAGAAAACTGAACCTCAAAATCCTACTATCACTGCTCATTTTAACGAGTATTTAGAAAAATGGTTGCTATCGTTTCCATTTGATTCTCAGAGAGAAATTTTGATTCCAGTTGTAATTCGACAACTATTAAACAGAATAGAAAGAGTGTCGAGagaaaaaatgaaacaaaaacagACAATTTCTCAATCTAATACCACAAAAAGTATGGGTTGTAAAACGCCTGGTCCCTGTTGTAGTAAAAGTAGAAATGAAAAGAAACAAGATCCTGCCAAAACTCTAGTCGAAACCATTGAAACGTGGTGTAGTGATTTACCTATTCAAGGCGAGGAGAAGTATGTCAAGGAATTTAAGGAGAATATTGCCACAAAACTTTTTCAAACACTTGGTGATATAAATACAGATCccgattttaataacaatgcAAATCTTTACACTAGTGTATTAACAAAGgaaattgataatttattaaaaagcatcCCAGTTAATCTCaaacttaaagaaaataaagaagCTTTAATGaaagttttattgaagaaaattatagagaatagaaaaattattaaccagAAAGTATCAGGTGACCAGTACAAACAGAAACTAGAAGATACTATTTCAATGTCGATTCCAGAACCTAAGTCAGCACTCAATTTCGATCCAGGCTTTGAAATATACAAAGATAGATTAGCgacaatgtttattttggaCAATTTTGATTATAGTCATAATGCAGTGAAGTTAAAATACGAAAAACAGGTGCGtgacaaaattaatatatattttgagaATGCTCAAAAAAGAACGACTGCGTCACTTACTCGGGACCAATTATACAATGAATTATATAGTACTTTATTCCGAGTGCCAATACCAAATGAAGAATCTATAACAGATGAAGTCGAAGAAATAAAAACGCGTTGCGAAATTGAAATATGGTTTGAAAAATTACCTCTAATAAAACCTGCTGGGTTAAACGAAATACTAGAATGCGACAAAATTCTTACTGTGCTTGCAAAGCGATTACATGAAAtcgaaaaatatgaaaatgatcCAGATCAAAACATGCACAAAGAAATCGTAAAATACCTGCGTAAACTGCCTTTAGTACCGGGAAAGGATGTTTTTGTTGATGAGTTTGCTACCGAATTGCAAGCCAGATTAAAATCAACATTTGCAATGAGAAAATGTGTCTCTCAAGTtgatattacaaaatttatagataaGGTCCAACATCCACACTTAGTTCCTAATTATGAAGCTCATACTCAAACTCCGTTACCCAGATGTTGCCAAGTTCGCCCTTTACAGTCTAAAAAACCAGCAGATACTATAATTGACATGGTAGAATCTTGGTGCAGAGATTTACCGATCCCAGCTCACACACAAGAGGAAAAagataatgttaaattattcaaagaCAACatggttattaaaataattatcaaaattagcGAACTTAATATGAATCCTGAAATATTCAATGATAATAAGTTGTATGATGCTTTATTGGATGATGAATTAGAGAACATTTTTGCTACTATGCCATCTTGCTGTGATTACGTAcggaataaaaacattttaaaacagaAGTTGATAGAAGCAATTAATTCTGTTAAGCCGTTGATAGCGGAAGAGAATACTCGTTACAAATACAAACAGGAATTAAAAACAGTTGTGAATCATGTTCTGGAAAAACCGGAAAATTTAGATGAACAAAGAACTGCTGTTGTAAATGagattaaaaatgatatagTCGATAACTttgttgtatattattattacaaagacGATATCGATGGTAaacaaatgtataaatatatgataaatGAAGCAgtgtcaaaatatattaaaattggaAACCAGGGAGGTACAAGTTATTCTGCTGATACTCTACTTAAAAGTAATCAACTGTTATGTGAAATGAGTAAGGTTCCAGGACCAAATGAGAATGCTCTTATGGATGAGGTTGAAGAAATAAGAATGAAGTACGAGGTAACAGAATTTCTAAACGAGTTGCCATTGAACTTAAATGATGATTCTgcacaaataaaaaaccaaatTAAATCTACATTAGCAAGGCGTTTAAGCGACTTGGAAAAATCTGGCCACAGCAATGAAATAGAGCAAAAAATGAAGGAAGAAGTTAAGAAATGTGTCAAGAAGATAGACGAGAGAATAGACAATATGCAAATTGAATCATTTATTGAGAAGTTAAGGAATTCAGAACAACTGCGAAAATCTCATCCACCACAGATTTCTTGCAACAATCGGAATATTAACGATGCTACATTTATAACACCTCCAATGTATCATACGTTTCAAACCCCTCTTCCTTATCATTCAGATCCTAGCATGAGTTTAGCTAAAACAAATCCACAAAATATGGCAGATGATCAGTGGATATCTCTCTTGCCAATCACACCTCAGAATTACAACCAAGCTCTTCATATAAATGATCCGCCGTTAACTTTCGGTTCATCTCAAACcgattttgaagattttggTCAAGGGACAAGCTTTAGACCCGTACCATTACCTATACAACAGGGAATGCAAATGCAAAATGACATCAATGCCAATAAATATAGAGGCTATGATCCTTACACACTTCAAGCACCTAACGCTGATATAACACCCGTAAACCCacataataacaaacaaaGTCAGCATTACGAAACCCATGACTTCGGAgctggaataaaaataatgtcaacACCTTTAAATCAAGACGATATGAGAGACGAATCTGTGAATTGTCAAATCTACGGAAGAAGCCAAAATAGATCAGTAAGCCAACAAAGTTATAGACGACAAAACAAACATTCTAGTCAAGTACCCATCCAAGAACAATCGTATGAAAGCCAAAAAATGTGTACTTCACGTCAAAATTCCTTGCAAAACGGTCAAATTGTACCAGGAGTGTCACCTATGAATCCACAAACGAGTAGGTATTACAGATCACTGCAACAGCAATTTGAGCAATATTCCCGACGTCATTTTGAAGACATGAATAAATCGCAACAGTACAATAATACAGGATTGGATCAGAGTTATAGAAACCAATTTTATACTTACCCGCCTGTCATTCCTTTAACGTCTGCTTCGTCAAACAGCCAGGTACCGTCTGTAGCTATACCAGGGTACTTCAGACCGTTTCTACCTCCCACAAGACATCAAAAATCTCCATGTAAACCTTGCAGAAGATCATCCACAGCAATGTTAGATTCAGAACCGTGTCTCAGAAAAATAGTGAAGAGTCAAAAACAAGCGCAGAATCGTATTGAAAACAAATTGGCTGATGATGAAGATT ATAACTTCACAGTACTTTTCaagtaa